Genomic DNA from Alkalihalobacterium alkalinitrilicum:
GCTTCGCGATGGCGTTCGCTGTTCGTTCATTGTCACCTGTTAACATAATGACTTCCAGACCAAGGTCTACCATTCGCTTAATGGCTTCTTTTGACGTTTCTTTGACGGTATCTGCCACCGCTATAACCCCAGCAAGGCGGTAATCAATGGCGATTAACATAGCTGTTTTTCCTTGATTTTCTAAAGACTCCATTTGTGATAGAACGCTGTCTTCTAGAGCAATGTTGTTTTTATTCATAAGATTGCGCGTTCCTACATAAATCGTCTTCTGATCTACTGTCGCTTTAATACCAAAGCCTGGTATAGCTTCAAAGTCAGATGGATTTCCTAATTTGATATCCTTCCCTATTACACCTTTTACGATGGCTTGTGCCAAAGGATGCTCTGAGTTATGTTCGGCGGAACCAACATAATATAGAACTTCTTCTTCAGAAAAACCATTTCCAACCGTCAAATCGGTGAGTTCTGGCTCACCTTTTGTTACGGTCCCTGTTTTATCTAACACGACCGTTTGAATGAATTTTGTGTTTTCTAAATGTTCTCCACCCTTAAACAAGATCCCCATTTCTGCCGATCGTCCTGATCCAGCCATAATCGATGTCGGAGTAGCAAGTCCTAGCGCACAAGGACAAGCAATCACCAAGATCGAGATCATTGGAATTAACGCAGCACGCAAATCTCCAGGTGTAACGATGAAATACCATATGAAGAAGGTAGCAATCGCAATGACTACGACAACTGGAACAAAAATGCCAGATACTTTATCTACCATTCGCTGAATATCCGCTTTTGATCCCTGGGCTTCTTCAACCACTTTTACAATTTGTGCTAAGGCCGTATCTTTTCCAACCTTTGTTGCTTTCACTTTCAGAGAGCCATTCTTGTTAATCGTAGCGCCGATCACGGGATCTCCAATAGATTTGTCTATTGGAATACTCTCCCCTGTAATCATAGACTCATCTAATGCTGAACGGCCTTCAATAATCTCTCCATCGACAGGTACTTTCTCACCTGGTTTAATGATTAAAATGTCCCCAGTCATCACTTCTTCTATTGAAATCTCTTTTTCTTCCCCATCTCGAATCACTCGTGCTGTTTTAGCCTGCAAACCTAACAGTTTTTGAATGGCCTGACTTGTTCTCCCTTTCGCTCGAACTTCAAATAACTTACCAAGTACAATGAGGGTAATAATGACTGCTGCAGCTTCGAAATATAACTCAGGCATTCCCTGACTTCCTGCACTCATCCATTCCCATCCTAAATAAATGCTGTAGAAGTAGGCAGCACTTGTACCCATAGCAACAAGAACATCCATATTGGCACTCTTATTCTTCAACGCATGATATGCGCCTCTGTAGAACTGAGCCCCAACCACAAACTGTACTGGGGTAGCTAAAGCCAATTGAACCCATGGATTCATAAACATATCGGGCATATATAGAAATGACGTTATTTCAAAATGCGTCACCATCGTCCATAAAAGTGGAAGAGTAAGTATTGTCGAAAATAGAAATTTACCATACTGTTTTTCTATTTCTTTCTCTTTATGATCCACT
This window encodes:
- a CDS encoding heavy metal translocating P-type ATPase, which translates into the protein MTQKEATLKIAGMTCAACANKIEKGLSRIEGVQEANVNFALETTKVIYDSTYTSPKDFEDKIEKLGYHVLHEKTEFDVSGMTCAACATRIEKRVNKIEGVSRANVNFALETISVEYDAEKVRPTDMVEVVHKLGYTLIPKQDTEEKVDHKEKEIEKQYGKFLFSTILTLPLLWTMVTHFEITSFLYMPDMFMNPWVQLALATPVQFVVGAQFYRGAYHALKNKSANMDVLVAMGTSAAYFYSIYLGWEWMSAGSQGMPELYFEAAAVIITLIVLGKLFEVRAKGRTSQAIQKLLGLQAKTARVIRDGEEKEISIEEVMTGDILIIKPGEKVPVDGEIIEGRSALDESMITGESIPIDKSIGDPVIGATINKNGSLKVKATKVGKDTALAQIVKVVEEAQGSKADIQRMVDKVSGIFVPVVVVIAIATFFIWYFIVTPGDLRAALIPMISILVIACPCALGLATPTSIMAGSGRSAEMGILFKGGEHLENTKFIQTVVLDKTGTVTKGEPELTDLTVGNGFSEEEVLYYVGSAEHNSEHPLAQAIVKGVIGKDIKLGNPSDFEAIPGFGIKATVDQKTIYVGTRNLMNKNNIALEDSVLSQMESLENQGKTAMLIAIDYRLAGVIAVADTVKETSKEAIKRMVDLGLEVIMLTGDNERTANAIAKQVGIKHVIAEVIPEQKSDEIEKLQKEGKKVAMVGDGINDAPALAIADIGMAIGTGTDVAIEAADITLMRGDLNSVVDAIIMSRKTMKNIKQNLFFAFVYNTSAIPIAAIGLLAPWVAGAAMAFSSVSVVLNALRLQKVKLVNKEAA